The DNA sequence AGCAAGAGATTTTAACATCTACTGAAAatggaatttttcaaaacaatttatatgctGATTATTCCATGACTTCTATAACACACTTGTCTCTAGCCAAAGATGTTGAGTCTATGACAGGAACCAATGCTGAAGATTCCAGAGGAGATCTACCCAAAGCCAAGATCACACCAGACCGGACCAGAGGAGTAATCCTATCCTATTTTTCCAAAGAAGAACCACCAGATGTGCCATCAAAgttcaaaccaaaacaataccAAGGTAAGACCCTAGAATCTCAAAAGaggatgaaacctgacttgctctatcttggtgcaGATAAATTGGTTTTGAggacaaaaccttttgaagaaggagggaatgatgaggacctcAAGTCAGTAGCTGAACCACCAACTCATGAACCTAACCATACAAGCTACATTGGAGCCAGTAGCGACATAGGTGCATTCAAAAGGCCATATCTTTCAAACCAGGAGGGTTTTAATCACGAGGCCAATTttattggattctacactcaagaaggagtccaacccaattggaatttcaagaaaatcttcacggaggaagaagttatgaattttacaaaccggaggttctccagcaCATCCGTTTGCGCGTACCGGCCTTTAGAAGAGAATTTCAAACCAACCAAGAAGCGAACCGAGCCAAATTCAGCTATGGAATTCAAGAtggatctcttagctttccaacaAGCCAAGAATGAGGAGAAAAGCCCACGTagttatgaagttatgatccattcatcAAAACCGGctaaaccagttctgcacttgcttcaattggaagctaaccggttcaatcagtaTCAAATCAagacttggcgaccaggagagattACTGACCAACCAGAAGCTGCTTACATCTTCATTCCATGTGCCAGCATGCAGAGGAACAGGCGAATCTTCATGGACAACAACTTCCCATATCCGGACACACCAAATGCATTCAAGGAAAGTTCCCACCACTTGATGAGCAAGGACCAACGGCTCTATTCCtttgaaccagaagaaaccaagacccttatgagattattcagCAGCCAGAGACTATTATTTCGTGGATACTTCACCAAGATATCCAGATACAAGATCACCTCTCTTCAAAAGCAAGAAATCAGCCTAACGGCTAGTTTTCTTCAAGGAGCCAAACTCATTATTTCTCtactttattttcttgtatttctttcctttctagAGTATTAGAACGTTGTAGTTGagtcaaggtcgagcctatataagctcaagaccattcatcattgttttacacctttgatcatttttttaataaaccgagaattttctctttaaagcttTTGCTTTGTCTCTATTGTTCTTCTAAGTGGTTTGGTGGATTCCATTGCTTAGTGAACGTGTAAGTCTCTGTCTTTGTGTGGATTCACTAAGACTGTGGCttgtgagttgtatcaaaggccaTCCGCAGCCTTTGTGGTGCTCTTCAACCCATCATCATCTTGCTATCTATTAGTTTGCTTAAAAGATCTGTTCATCCAAGAGTTTTGTGAGCCTTTGacagcttaggcttgtatcatttctggtatcagagcttaaagCTCCTATCCCAGGTTGTGTTCATCCAACCTTTAtctcttttaattttgttttgcatttgttttcatttataaaatcataaaatccataaaaatcgCATTGCTTGCAATTTCTGTCATTTTTTTGCATTTGCTTGTTCTTGGTCTTATAACCAGTGATAGGCACGAAAAGGATAGCTCATTGTATTGTTTGATTCATTtagaaaactcaaaaaaaaaaatcatctttgttTGCATTTACTTGCATAGCTCCACTTTCCTTTTTCGGTTTATTTGCAACAATCACAAAAtctgttttgatttttgttttgtttcctttaaatttgaaaacaaaaataaaaagttgatttttttgttttagtctTTATATTTCGTGCattcattaattaatatttaaaaaaaaaaaaaagttgaagtagttttattatttcttttacagttttaaaaaaaaaaaaaaaattcagaaaacttccatttttttgTAGACTTCtattttccttctttcttttatttttacttgtcacattttcttctttgatCACTTGATTCtgaatattttctttcttcttgcgAGGCATTGTTCTAAAAGCTTTGCAACCATggagagtgaagaagaaactgaagAATACAACACTTCAGAAGTAGATtggggagaagaagctggtcAAGATTGTTGGAGTGATGGAGATGATCATACTGATAGTTCTTGGTGCGTGAACTCTGTTCCAGAGTATGCTCTAAATGTTGAACAAGAGTACCAGGAGGAGGAACAAGAGCCACTGGACCAATACTCAAGTTGCTATGGTCCCAAATCCCAAGTCACCTATGTGGGTAGTTCTGAGGAGAAATTCTATGTTCAAGCTTGTCCAAGGAGAATGAAAACCACCATGTCTACACCAGCAAGACCTTACCAGGGAAACCGATCAAGCCATATCCAAAGCAATCAATGGAACCACAATGGTAATCATCTTAGGCAGAATCGCTTGGATACATTAACTATGCAATTTTCAGGTCATAAGGGAGGACCAAGTGCATACCTAAGGTGGGAGGACGACATGGAGCAATGGTTTATAGCTTGGAGAATTCCAGAGAAGTTACAACCATCTTATGCAAGTGATACCTTAGTTGGAGAAGCATACAAATGGTGGAGCCAGCTTGATGCTGATCGGCTCTATTACAATGATCCACCTTTTACTTGGGCAGAGTTGAAGAGGCTCATGTATAGGCAGTTTGTGGAAAGAGCACAGCACAATCAGAAGGTGTCTACAAACAGAGTGGTACAACCCCAAGTCTTGCAGCCGGCAATCAAGAGGCAAAGCTCAAAACCAGTGCATACACCTCAAGTCAAACAAAACCAAGGTGAATACTTTAAATCTTTAGAACCACCTGAGGTTATTTGTTATAGGTGCCAAGGCCATGGTCATCTTGCAAAATATTGTCCCACAAAACGAGCTGTGAAGTTAGCAAAAGAAACTAACTTGGAGGTAAGTGATTCCTTTACTAGCATGGATGATTCTTTTGATAGGatagataaaaagtttgaagaaCTTCTCAACTTGATGAAAGCTAGATATAATTCTGTTTCTAGTAATTCCATGACTGTCTTAACACACTTGTCTAGTGCCCAAGAGGTTGAAAATATTTCAGGTACTAACATGGAAATCAAGGAACAAGAACCCAACCTTGCTGTGCAAGCAAGTCCAAGACTTGAAATTTTTCAAGTCCCAACTAATGATGAGGTGATTTCTGAACTTACTGTGAATAATCCTACTTATCAAAACACTGGTATGATGCACTTGCACTCTGTCCAGAATGTTGATGCAGGTCTCAGTGAAGGCCAAGAGAATGTGTCTGAGAGACTAGAACAAGAAGAAATCATCCTTAAACCCGATCCACTTCAGGTAAGTGATCCTATCCCTTGTTTCCTTACTGAAAACTTGGATAATGTGCACACTGATTTATTAGGTCCTGATAAATGTGAGGAAAAACCAGGCAGTTTAGATAAGCATGCAGATTATACTTCTTTTCTTATATCACACTTAGGGAGGAAGCAAGAGATTTTAACATCTACTGAAAatggaatttttcaaaacaatttatatgctGATTATTCCATGACTTCTATAACACACTTGTCTCTAGCCAAAGATGTTGAGTCTATGACAGGAACCAATGCTGAAGATTCCAGAGGAGATCTACCCAAAGCCAAGATCACACCAGACCGGACCAGAGGAGTAATCCTATCCTATTTTTCCAAAGAAGAACCACCAGATGTGCCATCAAAgttcaaaccaaaacaataccAAGGTAAGACCCTAGAATCTCAAAAGaggatgaaacctgacttgctctatcttggtgcaGATAAATTGGTTTTGAggacaaaaccttttgaagaaggagggaatgatgaggacctcAAGTCAGTAGCTGAACCACCAACTCATGAACCTAACCATACAAGCTACATTGGAGCCAGTAGCGACATAGGTGCATTCAAAAGGCCATATCTTTCAAACCAGGAGGGTTTTAATCACGAGGCCAATTttattggattctacactcaagaaggagtccaacccaattggaatttcaagaaaatctt is a window from the Raphanus sativus cultivar WK10039 unplaced genomic scaffold, ASM80110v3 Scaffold1009, whole genome shotgun sequence genome containing:
- the LOC130503550 gene encoding uncharacterized protein LOC130503550; its protein translation is MESEEETEEYNTSEVDWGEEAGQDCWSDGDDHTDSSWCVNSVPEYALNVEQEYQEEEQEPLDQYSSCYGPKSQVTYVGSSEEKFYVQACPRRMKTTMSTPARPYQGNRSSHIQSNQWNHNGNHLRQNRLDTLTMQFSGHKGGPSAYLRWEDDMEQWFIAWRIPEKLQPSYASDTLVGEAYKWWSQLDADRLYYNDPPFTWAELKRLMYRQFVERAQHNQKVSTNRVVQPQVLQPAIKRQSSKPVHTPQVKQNQGEYFKSLEPPEVICYRCQGHGHLAKYCPTKRAVKLAKETNLEVSDSFTSMDDSFDRIDKKFEELLNLMKARYNSVSSNSMTVLTHLSSAQEVENISGTNMEIKEQEPNLAVQASPRLEIFQVPTNDEVISELTVNNPTYQNTGMMHLHSVQNVDAGLSEGQENVSERLEQEEIILKPDPLQVLINVRKNQAV